The following are encoded together in the Glycine max cultivar Williams 82 chromosome 8, Glycine_max_v4.0, whole genome shotgun sequence genome:
- the LOC100779466 gene encoding protein XRI1 isoform X3: MDYSNDNKEPWDWHREDYCLQRSFNYEISPGIWNGVSQNEDLSFVFNDETTPVKACGDFAYNVNNSGLISESNNVQKESDKCLKSSYQIKRRRMLQFNSQDGGHLLSNEQMSSAYLKGKEEPKEDVFPEFSQWVSGTPGSASASNYEDLESAEGWLADCFKDAEMQLCPDDLNFSGADEVQVDVADLGNFPPACEQNVVQHGFTQTPKNIIFKGGKSFIETPTKLAASVAYPFAFIKPCGAHGDVTLKEINQRILSPPPPLKSQQQSMEDPSAYPKSAFSGKPVVGKTRIHIEGGKGSITIMRTKG; encoded by the exons ATGGATTACAGCAATGACAACaa GGAGCCATGGGATTGGCATAGGGAGGATTATTGTCTCCAAAGGAGTTTCAATTATG AAATTTCACCAGGGATATGGAATGGAGTTtctcaaaatgaagatctttcCTTTGTGTTCAATGATGAAACAACCCCAGTGAAGGCTTGTGGGGACTTTGCGTACAATGTCAATAATAGTG gGTTGATTTCAGAGTCAAATAATGTACAAAAGGAATCAGACAAATGTTTGAAGAGTTCTTACCAAATTAAGAGAAGGCGGATGCTACAATTCAATTCTCAAGATGGGGGTCATTTACTCTCCAATGAACAGATGTCTTCAGCATATTTGAAA GGGAAGGAGGAGCCAAAGGAGGATGTTTTCCCTGAATTTTCACAATGGGTGTCTGGGACACCAG GAAGTGCATCAGCTTCCAATTATGAGGACCTTGAGTCAGCTGAAGGGTGGCTAGCAGATTGCTTTAAGGATGCTGAAATGCAATTGTGTCCTGATGATTT GAATTTTTCTGGGGCAGATGAGGTTCAAGTTGATGTTGCAG ATCTGGGCAACTTCCCACCAGCATGTGAACAAAATGTGGTTCAACATGGCTTCACTCAAACCCCCAAAAATATCATCTTCAaag GTGGAAAATCATTTATAGAAACACCCACAAAGCTAGCTGCTTCTGTGGCCTATCCATTTGCCTTCATTAAACCCTGTGGTGCCCATGGAGATGTCACTCTGAAGGAAATAAATCAGCGCATTCTGTCTCCACCACCTCCTTTGAAGTCCCAACAACAAAGTATGGAAGATCCATCAGCTTACCCAAAATCAGCATTTTCTGGGAAGCCCGTTGTTGGAAAAACAAGAATTCACATTGAAGGGGGAAAAGGTAGCATCACCATTATGAGAACTAAAGGCTAA
- the LOC100779466 gene encoding protein XRI1 isoform X1: MDYSNDNKEPWDWHREDYCLQRSFNYEISPGIWNGVSQNEDLSFVFNDETTPVKACGDFAYNVNNSGVYLCTFLYPPQVPLAWSLMHWVTFNFYYYFYSCILLLCTMLYFLIQIGLISESNNVQKESDKCLKSSYQIKRRRMLQFNSQDGGHLLSNEQMSSAYLKGKEEPKEDVFPEFSQWVSGTPGSASASNYEDLESAEGWLADCFKDAEMQLCPDDLNFSGADEVQVDVADLGNFPPACEQNVVQHGFTQTPKNIIFKGGKSFIETPTKLAASVAYPFAFIKPCGAHGDVTLKEINQRILSPPPPLKSQQQSMEDPSAYPKSAFSGKPVVGKTRIHIEGGKGSITIMRTKG; encoded by the exons ATGGATTACAGCAATGACAACaa GGAGCCATGGGATTGGCATAGGGAGGATTATTGTCTCCAAAGGAGTTTCAATTATG AAATTTCACCAGGGATATGGAATGGAGTTtctcaaaatgaagatctttcCTTTGTGTTCAATGATGAAACAACCCCAGTGAAGGCTTGTGGGGACTTTGCGTACAATGTCAATAATAGTG GGGTATACCTGTGTACATTTCTCTACCCTCCCCAGGTTCCACTAGCTTGGAGCCTCATGCATTGGGTCacctttaatttctattattatttttattcctgCATCCTTCTTTTATGTACAATGCTAtactttttaattcaaataggGTTGATTTCAGAGTCAAATAATGTACAAAAGGAATCAGACAAATGTTTGAAGAGTTCTTACCAAATTAAGAGAAGGCGGATGCTACAATTCAATTCTCAAGATGGGGGTCATTTACTCTCCAATGAACAGATGTCTTCAGCATATTTGAAA GGGAAGGAGGAGCCAAAGGAGGATGTTTTCCCTGAATTTTCACAATGGGTGTCTGGGACACCAG GAAGTGCATCAGCTTCCAATTATGAGGACCTTGAGTCAGCTGAAGGGTGGCTAGCAGATTGCTTTAAGGATGCTGAAATGCAATTGTGTCCTGATGATTT GAATTTTTCTGGGGCAGATGAGGTTCAAGTTGATGTTGCAG ATCTGGGCAACTTCCCACCAGCATGTGAACAAAATGTGGTTCAACATGGCTTCACTCAAACCCCCAAAAATATCATCTTCAaag GTGGAAAATCATTTATAGAAACACCCACAAAGCTAGCTGCTTCTGTGGCCTATCCATTTGCCTTCATTAAACCCTGTGGTGCCCATGGAGATGTCACTCTGAAGGAAATAAATCAGCGCATTCTGTCTCCACCACCTCCTTTGAAGTCCCAACAACAAAGTATGGAAGATCCATCAGCTTACCCAAAATCAGCATTTTCTGGGAAGCCCGTTGTTGGAAAAACAAGAATTCACATTGAAGGGGGAAAAGGTAGCATCACCATTATGAGAACTAAAGGCTAA
- the LOC100779466 gene encoding protein XRI1 isoform X4, with protein sequence MTTSMEPWDWHREDYCLQRSFNYEISPGIWNGVSQNEDLSFVFNDETTPVKACGDFAYNVNNSGLISESNNVQKESDKCLKSSYQIKRRRMLQFNSQDGGHLLSNEQMSSAYLKVRGKEEPKEDVFPEFSQWVSGTPGSASASNYEDLESAEGWLADCFKDAEMQLCPDDLNFSGADEVQVDVADLGNFPPACEQNVVQHGFTQTPKNIIFKGGKSFIETPTKLAASVAYPFAFIKPCGAHGDVTLKEINQRILSPPPPLKSQQQSMEDPSAYPKSAFSGKPVVGKTRIHIEGGKGSITIMRTKG encoded by the exons ATGACAACaagtat GGAGCCATGGGATTGGCATAGGGAGGATTATTGTCTCCAAAGGAGTTTCAATTATG AAATTTCACCAGGGATATGGAATGGAGTTtctcaaaatgaagatctttcCTTTGTGTTCAATGATGAAACAACCCCAGTGAAGGCTTGTGGGGACTTTGCGTACAATGTCAATAATAGTG gGTTGATTTCAGAGTCAAATAATGTACAAAAGGAATCAGACAAATGTTTGAAGAGTTCTTACCAAATTAAGAGAAGGCGGATGCTACAATTCAATTCTCAAGATGGGGGTCATTTACTCTCCAATGAACAGATGTCTTCAGCATATTTGAAAGTAAGG GGGAAGGAGGAGCCAAAGGAGGATGTTTTCCCTGAATTTTCACAATGGGTGTCTGGGACACCAG GAAGTGCATCAGCTTCCAATTATGAGGACCTTGAGTCAGCTGAAGGGTGGCTAGCAGATTGCTTTAAGGATGCTGAAATGCAATTGTGTCCTGATGATTT GAATTTTTCTGGGGCAGATGAGGTTCAAGTTGATGTTGCAG ATCTGGGCAACTTCCCACCAGCATGTGAACAAAATGTGGTTCAACATGGCTTCACTCAAACCCCCAAAAATATCATCTTCAaag GTGGAAAATCATTTATAGAAACACCCACAAAGCTAGCTGCTTCTGTGGCCTATCCATTTGCCTTCATTAAACCCTGTGGTGCCCATGGAGATGTCACTCTGAAGGAAATAAATCAGCGCATTCTGTCTCCACCACCTCCTTTGAAGTCCCAACAACAAAGTATGGAAGATCCATCAGCTTACCCAAAATCAGCATTTTCTGGGAAGCCCGTTGTTGGAAAAACAAGAATTCACATTGAAGGGGGAAAAGGTAGCATCACCATTATGAGAACTAAAGGCTAA
- the LOC100779466 gene encoding protein XRI1 isoform X7, whose amino-acid sequence MTTSMEPWDWHREDYCLQRSFNYEISPGIWNGVSQNEDLSFVFNDETTPVKACGDFAYNVNNSESNNVQKESDKCLKSSYQIKRRRMLQFNSQDGGHLLSNEQMSSAYLKGKEEPKEDVFPEFSQWVSGTPGSASASNYEDLESAEGWLADCFKDAEMQLCPDDLNFSGADEVQVDVADLGNFPPACEQNVVQHGFTQTPKNIIFKGGKSFIETPTKLAASVAYPFAFIKPCGAHGDVTLKEINQRILSPPPPLKSQQQSMEDPSAYPKSAFSGKPVVGKTRIHIEGGKGSITIMRTKG is encoded by the exons ATGACAACaagtat GGAGCCATGGGATTGGCATAGGGAGGATTATTGTCTCCAAAGGAGTTTCAATTATG AAATTTCACCAGGGATATGGAATGGAGTTtctcaaaatgaagatctttcCTTTGTGTTCAATGATGAAACAACCCCAGTGAAGGCTTGTGGGGACTTTGCGTACAATGTCAATAATAGTG AGTCAAATAATGTACAAAAGGAATCAGACAAATGTTTGAAGAGTTCTTACCAAATTAAGAGAAGGCGGATGCTACAATTCAATTCTCAAGATGGGGGTCATTTACTCTCCAATGAACAGATGTCTTCAGCATATTTGAAA GGGAAGGAGGAGCCAAAGGAGGATGTTTTCCCTGAATTTTCACAATGGGTGTCTGGGACACCAG GAAGTGCATCAGCTTCCAATTATGAGGACCTTGAGTCAGCTGAAGGGTGGCTAGCAGATTGCTTTAAGGATGCTGAAATGCAATTGTGTCCTGATGATTT GAATTTTTCTGGGGCAGATGAGGTTCAAGTTGATGTTGCAG ATCTGGGCAACTTCCCACCAGCATGTGAACAAAATGTGGTTCAACATGGCTTCACTCAAACCCCCAAAAATATCATCTTCAaag GTGGAAAATCATTTATAGAAACACCCACAAAGCTAGCTGCTTCTGTGGCCTATCCATTTGCCTTCATTAAACCCTGTGGTGCCCATGGAGATGTCACTCTGAAGGAAATAAATCAGCGCATTCTGTCTCCACCACCTCCTTTGAAGTCCCAACAACAAAGTATGGAAGATCCATCAGCTTACCCAAAATCAGCATTTTCTGGGAAGCCCGTTGTTGGAAAAACAAGAATTCACATTGAAGGGGGAAAAGGTAGCATCACCATTATGAGAACTAAAGGCTAA
- the LOC100779466 gene encoding protein XRI1 isoform X2, translated as MDYSNDNKEPWDWHREDYCLQRSFNYEISPGIWNGVSQNEDLSFVFNDETTPVKACGDFAYNVNNSGLISESNNVQKESDKCLKSSYQIKRRRMLQFNSQDGGHLLSNEQMSSAYLKVRGKEEPKEDVFPEFSQWVSGTPGSASASNYEDLESAEGWLADCFKDAEMQLCPDDLNFSGADEVQVDVADLGNFPPACEQNVVQHGFTQTPKNIIFKGGKSFIETPTKLAASVAYPFAFIKPCGAHGDVTLKEINQRILSPPPPLKSQQQSMEDPSAYPKSAFSGKPVVGKTRIHIEGGKGSITIMRTKG; from the exons ATGGATTACAGCAATGACAACaa GGAGCCATGGGATTGGCATAGGGAGGATTATTGTCTCCAAAGGAGTTTCAATTATG AAATTTCACCAGGGATATGGAATGGAGTTtctcaaaatgaagatctttcCTTTGTGTTCAATGATGAAACAACCCCAGTGAAGGCTTGTGGGGACTTTGCGTACAATGTCAATAATAGTG gGTTGATTTCAGAGTCAAATAATGTACAAAAGGAATCAGACAAATGTTTGAAGAGTTCTTACCAAATTAAGAGAAGGCGGATGCTACAATTCAATTCTCAAGATGGGGGTCATTTACTCTCCAATGAACAGATGTCTTCAGCATATTTGAAAGTAAGG GGGAAGGAGGAGCCAAAGGAGGATGTTTTCCCTGAATTTTCACAATGGGTGTCTGGGACACCAG GAAGTGCATCAGCTTCCAATTATGAGGACCTTGAGTCAGCTGAAGGGTGGCTAGCAGATTGCTTTAAGGATGCTGAAATGCAATTGTGTCCTGATGATTT GAATTTTTCTGGGGCAGATGAGGTTCAAGTTGATGTTGCAG ATCTGGGCAACTTCCCACCAGCATGTGAACAAAATGTGGTTCAACATGGCTTCACTCAAACCCCCAAAAATATCATCTTCAaag GTGGAAAATCATTTATAGAAACACCCACAAAGCTAGCTGCTTCTGTGGCCTATCCATTTGCCTTCATTAAACCCTGTGGTGCCCATGGAGATGTCACTCTGAAGGAAATAAATCAGCGCATTCTGTCTCCACCACCTCCTTTGAAGTCCCAACAACAAAGTATGGAAGATCCATCAGCTTACCCAAAATCAGCATTTTCTGGGAAGCCCGTTGTTGGAAAAACAAGAATTCACATTGAAGGGGGAAAAGGTAGCATCACCATTATGAGAACTAAAGGCTAA
- the LOC100779466 gene encoding protein XRI1 isoform X5 yields the protein MDYSNDNKEPWDWHREDYCLQRSFNYEISPGIWNGVSQNEDLSFVFNDETTPVKACGDFAYNVNNSESNNVQKESDKCLKSSYQIKRRRMLQFNSQDGGHLLSNEQMSSAYLKVRGKEEPKEDVFPEFSQWVSGTPGSASASNYEDLESAEGWLADCFKDAEMQLCPDDLNFSGADEVQVDVADLGNFPPACEQNVVQHGFTQTPKNIIFKGGKSFIETPTKLAASVAYPFAFIKPCGAHGDVTLKEINQRILSPPPPLKSQQQSMEDPSAYPKSAFSGKPVVGKTRIHIEGGKGSITIMRTKG from the exons ATGGATTACAGCAATGACAACaa GGAGCCATGGGATTGGCATAGGGAGGATTATTGTCTCCAAAGGAGTTTCAATTATG AAATTTCACCAGGGATATGGAATGGAGTTtctcaaaatgaagatctttcCTTTGTGTTCAATGATGAAACAACCCCAGTGAAGGCTTGTGGGGACTTTGCGTACAATGTCAATAATAGTG AGTCAAATAATGTACAAAAGGAATCAGACAAATGTTTGAAGAGTTCTTACCAAATTAAGAGAAGGCGGATGCTACAATTCAATTCTCAAGATGGGGGTCATTTACTCTCCAATGAACAGATGTCTTCAGCATATTTGAAAGTAAGG GGGAAGGAGGAGCCAAAGGAGGATGTTTTCCCTGAATTTTCACAATGGGTGTCTGGGACACCAG GAAGTGCATCAGCTTCCAATTATGAGGACCTTGAGTCAGCTGAAGGGTGGCTAGCAGATTGCTTTAAGGATGCTGAAATGCAATTGTGTCCTGATGATTT GAATTTTTCTGGGGCAGATGAGGTTCAAGTTGATGTTGCAG ATCTGGGCAACTTCCCACCAGCATGTGAACAAAATGTGGTTCAACATGGCTTCACTCAAACCCCCAAAAATATCATCTTCAaag GTGGAAAATCATTTATAGAAACACCCACAAAGCTAGCTGCTTCTGTGGCCTATCCATTTGCCTTCATTAAACCCTGTGGTGCCCATGGAGATGTCACTCTGAAGGAAATAAATCAGCGCATTCTGTCTCCACCACCTCCTTTGAAGTCCCAACAACAAAGTATGGAAGATCCATCAGCTTACCCAAAATCAGCATTTTCTGGGAAGCCCGTTGTTGGAAAAACAAGAATTCACATTGAAGGGGGAAAAGGTAGCATCACCATTATGAGAACTAAAGGCTAA
- the LOC100779466 gene encoding protein XRI1 isoform X6 yields the protein MDYSNDNKEPWDWHREDYCLQRSFNYEISPGIWNGVSQNEDLSFVFNDETTPVKACGDFAYNVNNSESNNVQKESDKCLKSSYQIKRRRMLQFNSQDGGHLLSNEQMSSAYLKGKEEPKEDVFPEFSQWVSGTPGSASASNYEDLESAEGWLADCFKDAEMQLCPDDLNFSGADEVQVDVADLGNFPPACEQNVVQHGFTQTPKNIIFKGGKSFIETPTKLAASVAYPFAFIKPCGAHGDVTLKEINQRILSPPPPLKSQQQSMEDPSAYPKSAFSGKPVVGKTRIHIEGGKGSITIMRTKG from the exons ATGGATTACAGCAATGACAACaa GGAGCCATGGGATTGGCATAGGGAGGATTATTGTCTCCAAAGGAGTTTCAATTATG AAATTTCACCAGGGATATGGAATGGAGTTtctcaaaatgaagatctttcCTTTGTGTTCAATGATGAAACAACCCCAGTGAAGGCTTGTGGGGACTTTGCGTACAATGTCAATAATAGTG AGTCAAATAATGTACAAAAGGAATCAGACAAATGTTTGAAGAGTTCTTACCAAATTAAGAGAAGGCGGATGCTACAATTCAATTCTCAAGATGGGGGTCATTTACTCTCCAATGAACAGATGTCTTCAGCATATTTGAAA GGGAAGGAGGAGCCAAAGGAGGATGTTTTCCCTGAATTTTCACAATGGGTGTCTGGGACACCAG GAAGTGCATCAGCTTCCAATTATGAGGACCTTGAGTCAGCTGAAGGGTGGCTAGCAGATTGCTTTAAGGATGCTGAAATGCAATTGTGTCCTGATGATTT GAATTTTTCTGGGGCAGATGAGGTTCAAGTTGATGTTGCAG ATCTGGGCAACTTCCCACCAGCATGTGAACAAAATGTGGTTCAACATGGCTTCACTCAAACCCCCAAAAATATCATCTTCAaag GTGGAAAATCATTTATAGAAACACCCACAAAGCTAGCTGCTTCTGTGGCCTATCCATTTGCCTTCATTAAACCCTGTGGTGCCCATGGAGATGTCACTCTGAAGGAAATAAATCAGCGCATTCTGTCTCCACCACCTCCTTTGAAGTCCCAACAACAAAGTATGGAAGATCCATCAGCTTACCCAAAATCAGCATTTTCTGGGAAGCCCGTTGTTGGAAAAACAAGAATTCACATTGAAGGGGGAAAAGGTAGCATCACCATTATGAGAACTAAAGGCTAA
- the LOC100780011 gene encoding ER lumen protein-retaining receptor-like precursor gives MNIFRLAGDMTHLASVLVLLLKIHTIKSCAGVSLKTQELYALVFACRYLDIFTNYVSLYNTTMKLIFLGSSFSIVWYMRYHKVVRRSYDKDQDTFRHYFLVLPCLLLALLINEKFTLKEVMWTFSLYLEAVAILPQLVLLQRTRNIDNLTGQYVFLLGAYRGLYILNWIYRYFTEPHFVHWITWISGLVQTLLYADFFYYYFQSWKNNKKLHLPA, from the exons ATGAATATTTTCAGGTTAGCCGGGGACATGACCCATTTGGCCAGCGTCCTCGTCCTTCTTCTCAAGATCCACACCATCAAATCCTGCGCCG GTGTCTCATTGAAGACTCAAGAACTCTATGCACTCGTTTTTGCTTGTCGCTACCTAGATATCTTTACTAATTATGTATCTCTCTATAATACCACTATGAAGTTGATATTCTTGGGAAGCTCATTTTCTATTGTGTGGTACATGAGGTACCACAAGGTTGTTCGTAGATCATATGACAAAGATCAAGATACCTTTCGCCATTACTTTCTTGTATTGCCCTGCTTACTATTGGCCCTATTAATCAATGAGAAATTCACATTGAAGGAG GTCATGTGGACATTTTCCCTGTATTTGGAAGCTGTTGCTATACTTCCTCAACTAGTACTTTTACAGAGAACTAGAAATATTGACAATTTGACTGGACAGTATGTCTTTCTCCTCGG TGCATACAGAGGACTATACATTCTCAACTGGATCTATCGCTACTTTACTGAGCCCCACTTTGTCCATTGGATAA CATGGATTTCTGGCCTTGTTCAAACACTACTCTATGCTGATTTCTTCTATTACTATTTCCAAAG CTGGAAGAACAACAAAAAGCTTCATTTGCCAGCATGA
- the LOC100780011 gene encoding ER lumen protein-retaining receptor-like isoform X1 — protein sequence MKLIFLGSSFSIVWYMRYHKVVRRSYDKDQDTFRHYFLVLPCLLLALLINEKFTLKEVMWTFSLYLEAVAILPQLVLLQRTRNIDNLTGQYVFLLGAYRGLYILNWIYRYFTEPHFVHWITWISGLVQTLLYADFFYYYFQSWKNNKKLHLPA from the exons ATGAAGTTGATATTCTTGGGAAGCTCATTTTCTATTGTGTGGTACATGAGGTACCACAAGGTTGTTCGTAGATCATATGACAAAGATCAAGATACCTTTCGCCATTACTTTCTTGTATTGCCCTGCTTACTATTGGCCCTATTAATCAATGAGAAATTCACATTGAAGGAG GTCATGTGGACATTTTCCCTGTATTTGGAAGCTGTTGCTATACTTCCTCAACTAGTACTTTTACAGAGAACTAGAAATATTGACAATTTGACTGGACAGTATGTCTTTCTCCTCGG TGCATACAGAGGACTATACATTCTCAACTGGATCTATCGCTACTTTACTGAGCCCCACTTTGTCCATTGGATAA CATGGATTTCTGGCCTTGTTCAAACACTACTCTATGCTGATTTCTTCTATTACTATTTCCAAAG CTGGAAGAACAACAAAAAGCTTCATTTGCCAGCATGA